A section of the Carassius auratus strain Wakin unplaced genomic scaffold, ASM336829v1 scaf_tig00045262, whole genome shotgun sequence genome encodes:
- the LOC113087731 gene encoding H(+)/Cl(-) exchange transporter 3 isoform X1 — MESEQLFNRGLGRNSYNSITSASSDEELLDGAGVIMDFHTTEDDNLLDGDASPGSNYAMSNGGGGAGASSSTHLLDLLEEPIPGVGTYDDFHTIDWVREKCKDRERHRKINSKKKESAWEFTKSLYDAWSGWLVVTLTGLASGALAGVIDIAADWLNDLKEGVCLSAMWFNHEQCCWDSNETTFAERDKCPQWKTWAELILGQAEGPGSYIMNYFMFTFWALSFAFLAVSLVKVFAPYACGSGIPEIKTILSGFIIRGYLGKWTLMIKTITLVLAVASGLSLGKEGPLVHVACCCGNIFSYLFPKYSKNEAKKREVLSAASAAGVSVAFGAPIGGVLFSLEEVSYYFPLKTLWRSFFAALVAAFVLRSINPFGNSRLVLFYVEYHTPWYLFELFPFILLGVFGGLWGAFFIRANIAWCRRRKSTRFGRYPVLEVITVAAITAIVAFPNPYTRQNTSELIKELFTDCGPLESSQLCQYRSQMNGSQAYPAGSDAAATPGVYSAMWQLSLALIFKIIMTIFTFGLKVPSGLFIPSMAIGAIAGRIVGIAVEQLAYYHHDWFLFREWCEVGADCITPGLYAMVGAAACLGGVTRMTVSLVVIVFELTGGLEYIVPLMAAVMTSKWVGDAFGREGIYEAHIRLNGYPFLDAKEEFTHTTLAREVMRPRRNDPPLAVLTQDDMTLAELQNIMSQTSCNGFPVIVSKESQRLVGFALRRDITIAIENTRRKQEGIMLNSRVYFTQHAPTLPADSPRPLKLRSILDMSPFTVTDHTPMEIVVDIFRKLGLRQCLVTHNGILLGIITKKNILEHLEELKQHVEPLAPPWYYYKKRYPSSYGPDGKPRPRVHNVQLASSSSRYEEDESEEEVRLLDSSSL; from the exons gGTCGAACTACGCCATGTCTAACGGAGGGGGCGGAGCTGGGGCCAGTAGCTCCACCCACCTGCTGGATCTGCTGGAGGAGCCCATTCCAGGAGTGGGAACCTACGACGACTTCCACACCATCGACTGGGTCCGAGAGAAGTGCAAAGACCGAGAGCGACACCGCAAG ATCAACAGTAAAAAGAAGGAATCAGCGTGGGAATTCACCAAGAGTCTGTACGACGCCTGGTCCGGGTGGCTAGTGGTCACGCTAACAGGACTAGCAtcgg GAGCGTTAGCTGGAGTGATCGACATCGCGGCCGACTGGCTGAACGATCTGAAGGAGGGCGTGTGTCTCAGTGCCATGTGGTTTAATCACGAGCAGTGCTGCTGGGACTCCAACGAGACCACCTTCGCCGAGAGAGACAAGTGTCCTCAGTGGAAGACGTGGGCCGAGCTGATTCTGGGTCAGGCCGAG GGTCCAGGCTCTTATATAATGAACTACTTCATGTTCACGTTTTGGGCGCTGTCCTTCGCCTTCCTGGCCGTGTCTCTGGTGAAGGTGTTTGCTCCGTACGCCTGCGGCTCTGGAATACCTGAG ATCAAAACCATCCTGAGCGGCTTCATCATCCGTGGGTATCTGGGCAAGTGGACGCTGATGATAAAGACCATCACTCTGGTTCTGGCCGTGGCGTCGGGCCTCAGTCTGGGGAAGGAAGGTCCTCTGGTCCACGTGGCCTGCTGCTGCGGAAACATCTTTTCCTACCTCTTCCCCAAATACAGCAAAAACGAGGCCAAGAAAAGAGAG GTTTTGTCGGCGGCGTCGGCTGCTGGTGTGTCTGTGGCTTTCGGGGCTCCTATAGGAGGAGTTCTCTTCAGTCTGGAGGAG gtgagtTATTACTTCCCTCTGAAGACTCTGTGGCGCTCGTTCTTCGCGGCTCTGGTGGCGGCGTTCGTGCTGCGCTCCATCAACCCGTTCGGAAACAGTCGTCTGGTGCTGTTTTACGTGGAGTACCACACGCCCTGGTATCTGTTCGAGCTCTTCCCCTTCATCCTGCTGGGGGTGTTCGGAGGCCTGTGGGGGGCATTCTTCATCCGGGCAAACATCGCCTGGTGCCGCCGCCGCAAGTCCACACGCTTCG GTAGGTATCCGGTGTTGGAGGTGATCACAGTCGCTGCCATCACGGCCATCGTGGCGTTCCCGAACCCGTACACGCGGCAGAACACCAGCGAGCTGATCAAAGAGCTGTTCACGGACTGCGGCCCGCTGGAGTCGTCTCAGCTCTGCCAGTACCGCAGCCAGATGAACGGCAGTCAGGCGTACCCCGCGGGATCGGACGCCGCCGCCACCCCCGGAGTCTACTCGGCCATGTGGCAGCTCAGCCTGGCGCTCATCTTCAAAATCATCATGACCATATTCACCTTTGGACTCAAG GTGCCGTCAGGTCTGTTCATCCCCAGTATGGCCATCGGGGCGATCGCAGGGCGTATCGTGGGCATCGCTGTGGAGCAGCTGGCGTATTATCATCACGACTGGTTTCTGTTCAGAGAGTGGTGTGAGGTGGGCGCCGACTGCATCACGCCGGGACTCTATGCCATGGTGGGCGCCGCGGCCTGTCTGG GCGGCGTGACGCGGATGACGGTGTCTCTGGTGGTCATCGTGTTCGAGCTGACCGGTGGGCTGGAGTACATCGTTCCTCTCATGGCGGCAGTGATGACCAGCAAATGGGTCGGCGATGCTTTCGGGAGGGAGGGGATCTACGAAGCCCACATCCGTCTGAACGGTTACCCCTTCCTGGACGCGAAGGAAGAGTTCACACACACCACACTTGCGCGGGAAGTGATGCGTCCGCGGCGTAACGACCCACCGCTGGCCGTGCTGACGCAGGACGACATGACGCTCGCCGAGCTGCAGAACATCATGTCCCAAACCAGCTGCAACGGCTTCCCCGTCATCGTCTCCAAAGAGTCGCAGAGACTGGTGGGATTCGCGCTGCGCAGGGATATAACCATCGCTATAG AAAACACTCGGCGTAAGCAGGAGGGAATAATGCTGAACTCGCGGGTGTATTTTACCCAGCATGCCCCGACCCTCCCAGCCGACAGCCCTCGGCCGCTGAAGCTGCGCAGCATCCTGGACATGAGCCCCTTCACCGTCACCGACCACACGCCCATGGAGATCGTGGTGGACATCTTCCGCAAGCTCGGCCTGCGCCAGTGCCTCGTGACGCACAACGG GATTTTATTGGGCATCATCACAAAGAAGAATATTTTAGAACATCTGGAAGAGCTCAAGCAGCACGTGGAGCCCTTG GCGCCTCCTTggtattattacaaaaaaagataTCCTTCGTCATATGGCCCAGATGGCAAACCAAGACCCAGAGTCCATAATGTTCAACTAGCATCCTCCTCTTCCCGCTACGAGGAAGATGAGAGTGAAGAGGAGGTCCGTTTACTGGACAGCTCATCCCTCTGA
- the LOC113087731 gene encoding H(+)/Cl(-) exchange transporter 3 isoform X5: MEEEDSVDPYLPYDGGGDTIPLHELRGAGSNYAMSNGGGGAGASSSTHLLDLLEEPIPGVGTYDDFHTIDWVREKCKDRERHRKINSKKKESAWEFTKSLYDAWSGWLVVTLTGLASGALAGVIDIAADWLNDLKEGVCLSAMWFNHEQCCWDSNETTFAERDKCPQWKTWAELILGQAEGPGSYIMNYFMFTFWALSFAFLAVSLVKVFAPYACGSGIPEIKTILSGFIIRGYLGKWTLMIKTITLVLAVASGLSLGKEGPLVHVACCCGNIFSYLFPKYSKNEAKKREVLSAASAAGVSVAFGAPIGGVLFSLEEVSYYFPLKTLWRSFFAALVAAFVLRSINPFGNSRLVLFYVEYHTPWYLFELFPFILLGVFGGLWGAFFIRANIAWCRRRKSTRFGRYPVLEVITVAAITAIVAFPNPYTRQNTSELIKELFTDCGPLESSQLCQYRSQMNGSQAYPAGSDAAATPGVYSAMWQLSLALIFKIIMTIFTFGLKVPSGLFIPSMAIGAIAGRIVGIAVEQLAYYHHDWFLFREWCEVGADCITPGLYAMVGAAACLGGVTRMTVSLVVIVFELTGGLEYIVPLMAAVMTSKWVGDAFGREGIYEAHIRLNGYPFLDAKEEFTHTTLAREVMRPRRNDPPLAVLTQDDMTLAELQNIMSQTSCNGFPVIVSKESQRLVGFALRRDITIAIENTRRKQEGIMLNSRVYFTQHAPTLPADSPRPLKLRSILDMSPFTVTDHTPMEIVVDIFRKLGLRQCLVTHNGRLLGIITKKDILRHMAQMANQDPESIMFN; this comes from the exons ATGGAGGAGGAGGACTCCGTCGACCCGTATCTCCCGTATGACGGCGGAGGGGACACGATCCCCCTGCACGAGCTCCGCGGCGCAG gGTCGAACTACGCCATGTCTAACGGAGGGGGCGGAGCTGGGGCCAGTAGCTCCACCCACCTGCTGGATCTGCTGGAGGAGCCCATTCCAGGAGTGGGAACCTACGACGACTTCCACACCATCGACTGGGTCCGAGAGAAGTGCAAAGACCGAGAGCGACACCGCAAG ATCAACAGTAAAAAGAAGGAATCAGCGTGGGAATTCACCAAGAGTCTGTACGACGCCTGGTCCGGGTGGCTAGTGGTCACGCTAACAGGACTAGCAtcgg GAGCGTTAGCTGGAGTGATCGACATCGCGGCCGACTGGCTGAACGATCTGAAGGAGGGCGTGTGTCTCAGTGCCATGTGGTTTAATCACGAGCAGTGCTGCTGGGACTCCAACGAGACCACCTTCGCCGAGAGAGACAAGTGTCCTCAGTGGAAGACGTGGGCCGAGCTGATTCTGGGTCAGGCCGAG GGTCCAGGCTCTTATATAATGAACTACTTCATGTTCACGTTTTGGGCGCTGTCCTTCGCCTTCCTGGCCGTGTCTCTGGTGAAGGTGTTTGCTCCGTACGCCTGCGGCTCTGGAATACCTGAG ATCAAAACCATCCTGAGCGGCTTCATCATCCGTGGGTATCTGGGCAAGTGGACGCTGATGATAAAGACCATCACTCTGGTTCTGGCCGTGGCGTCGGGCCTCAGTCTGGGGAAGGAAGGTCCTCTGGTCCACGTGGCCTGCTGCTGCGGAAACATCTTTTCCTACCTCTTCCCCAAATACAGCAAAAACGAGGCCAAGAAAAGAGAG GTTTTGTCGGCGGCGTCGGCTGCTGGTGTGTCTGTGGCTTTCGGGGCTCCTATAGGAGGAGTTCTCTTCAGTCTGGAGGAG gtgagtTATTACTTCCCTCTGAAGACTCTGTGGCGCTCGTTCTTCGCGGCTCTGGTGGCGGCGTTCGTGCTGCGCTCCATCAACCCGTTCGGAAACAGTCGTCTGGTGCTGTTTTACGTGGAGTACCACACGCCCTGGTATCTGTTCGAGCTCTTCCCCTTCATCCTGCTGGGGGTGTTCGGAGGCCTGTGGGGGGCATTCTTCATCCGGGCAAACATCGCCTGGTGCCGCCGCCGCAAGTCCACACGCTTCG GTAGGTATCCGGTGTTGGAGGTGATCACAGTCGCTGCCATCACGGCCATCGTGGCGTTCCCGAACCCGTACACGCGGCAGAACACCAGCGAGCTGATCAAAGAGCTGTTCACGGACTGCGGCCCGCTGGAGTCGTCTCAGCTCTGCCAGTACCGCAGCCAGATGAACGGCAGTCAGGCGTACCCCGCGGGATCGGACGCCGCCGCCACCCCCGGAGTCTACTCGGCCATGTGGCAGCTCAGCCTGGCGCTCATCTTCAAAATCATCATGACCATATTCACCTTTGGACTCAAG GTGCCGTCAGGTCTGTTCATCCCCAGTATGGCCATCGGGGCGATCGCAGGGCGTATCGTGGGCATCGCTGTGGAGCAGCTGGCGTATTATCATCACGACTGGTTTCTGTTCAGAGAGTGGTGTGAGGTGGGCGCCGACTGCATCACGCCGGGACTCTATGCCATGGTGGGCGCCGCGGCCTGTCTGG GCGGCGTGACGCGGATGACGGTGTCTCTGGTGGTCATCGTGTTCGAGCTGACCGGTGGGCTGGAGTACATCGTTCCTCTCATGGCGGCAGTGATGACCAGCAAATGGGTCGGCGATGCTTTCGGGAGGGAGGGGATCTACGAAGCCCACATCCGTCTGAACGGTTACCCCTTCCTGGACGCGAAGGAAGAGTTCACACACACCACACTTGCGCGGGAAGTGATGCGTCCGCGGCGTAACGACCCACCGCTGGCCGTGCTGACGCAGGACGACATGACGCTCGCCGAGCTGCAGAACATCATGTCCCAAACCAGCTGCAACGGCTTCCCCGTCATCGTCTCCAAAGAGTCGCAGAGACTGGTGGGATTCGCGCTGCGCAGGGATATAACCATCGCTATAG AAAACACTCGGCGTAAGCAGGAGGGAATAATGCTGAACTCGCGGGTGTATTTTACCCAGCATGCCCCGACCCTCCCAGCCGACAGCCCTCGGCCGCTGAAGCTGCGCAGCATCCTGGACATGAGCCCCTTCACCGTCACCGACCACACGCCCATGGAGATCGTGGTGGACATCTTCCGCAAGCTCGGCCTGCGCCAGTGCCTCGTGACGCACAACGG GCGCCTCCTTggtattattacaaaaaaagataTCCTTCGTCATATGGCCCAGATGGCAAACCAAGACCCAGAGTCCATAATGTTCAACTAG
- the LOC113087731 gene encoding H(+)/Cl(-) exchange transporter 3 isoform X2: MEEEDSVDPYLPYDGGGDTIPLHELRGAGSNYAMSNGGGGAGASSSTHLLDLLEEPIPGVGTYDDFHTIDWVREKCKDRERHRKINSKKKESAWEFTKSLYDAWSGWLVVTLTGLASGALAGVIDIAADWLNDLKEGVCLSAMWFNHEQCCWDSNETTFAERDKCPQWKTWAELILGQAEGPGSYIMNYFMFTFWALSFAFLAVSLVKVFAPYACGSGIPEIKTILSGFIIRGYLGKWTLMIKTITLVLAVASGLSLGKEGPLVHVACCCGNIFSYLFPKYSKNEAKKREVLSAASAAGVSVAFGAPIGGVLFSLEEVSYYFPLKTLWRSFFAALVAAFVLRSINPFGNSRLVLFYVEYHTPWYLFELFPFILLGVFGGLWGAFFIRANIAWCRRRKSTRFGRYPVLEVITVAAITAIVAFPNPYTRQNTSELIKELFTDCGPLESSQLCQYRSQMNGSQAYPAGSDAAATPGVYSAMWQLSLALIFKIIMTIFTFGLKVPSGLFIPSMAIGAIAGRIVGIAVEQLAYYHHDWFLFREWCEVGADCITPGLYAMVGAAACLGGVTRMTVSLVVIVFELTGGLEYIVPLMAAVMTSKWVGDAFGREGIYEAHIRLNGYPFLDAKEEFTHTTLAREVMRPRRNDPPLAVLTQDDMTLAELQNIMSQTSCNGFPVIVSKESQRLVGFALRRDITIAIENTRRKQEGIMLNSRVYFTQHAPTLPADSPRPLKLRSILDMSPFTVTDHTPMEIVVDIFRKLGLRQCLVTHNGILLGIITKKNILEHLEELKQHVEPLAPPWYYYKKRYPSSYGPDGKPRPRVHNVQLASSSSRYEEDESEEEVRLLDSSSL, encoded by the exons ATGGAGGAGGAGGACTCCGTCGACCCGTATCTCCCGTATGACGGCGGAGGGGACACGATCCCCCTGCACGAGCTCCGCGGCGCAG gGTCGAACTACGCCATGTCTAACGGAGGGGGCGGAGCTGGGGCCAGTAGCTCCACCCACCTGCTGGATCTGCTGGAGGAGCCCATTCCAGGAGTGGGAACCTACGACGACTTCCACACCATCGACTGGGTCCGAGAGAAGTGCAAAGACCGAGAGCGACACCGCAAG ATCAACAGTAAAAAGAAGGAATCAGCGTGGGAATTCACCAAGAGTCTGTACGACGCCTGGTCCGGGTGGCTAGTGGTCACGCTAACAGGACTAGCAtcgg GAGCGTTAGCTGGAGTGATCGACATCGCGGCCGACTGGCTGAACGATCTGAAGGAGGGCGTGTGTCTCAGTGCCATGTGGTTTAATCACGAGCAGTGCTGCTGGGACTCCAACGAGACCACCTTCGCCGAGAGAGACAAGTGTCCTCAGTGGAAGACGTGGGCCGAGCTGATTCTGGGTCAGGCCGAG GGTCCAGGCTCTTATATAATGAACTACTTCATGTTCACGTTTTGGGCGCTGTCCTTCGCCTTCCTGGCCGTGTCTCTGGTGAAGGTGTTTGCTCCGTACGCCTGCGGCTCTGGAATACCTGAG ATCAAAACCATCCTGAGCGGCTTCATCATCCGTGGGTATCTGGGCAAGTGGACGCTGATGATAAAGACCATCACTCTGGTTCTGGCCGTGGCGTCGGGCCTCAGTCTGGGGAAGGAAGGTCCTCTGGTCCACGTGGCCTGCTGCTGCGGAAACATCTTTTCCTACCTCTTCCCCAAATACAGCAAAAACGAGGCCAAGAAAAGAGAG GTTTTGTCGGCGGCGTCGGCTGCTGGTGTGTCTGTGGCTTTCGGGGCTCCTATAGGAGGAGTTCTCTTCAGTCTGGAGGAG gtgagtTATTACTTCCCTCTGAAGACTCTGTGGCGCTCGTTCTTCGCGGCTCTGGTGGCGGCGTTCGTGCTGCGCTCCATCAACCCGTTCGGAAACAGTCGTCTGGTGCTGTTTTACGTGGAGTACCACACGCCCTGGTATCTGTTCGAGCTCTTCCCCTTCATCCTGCTGGGGGTGTTCGGAGGCCTGTGGGGGGCATTCTTCATCCGGGCAAACATCGCCTGGTGCCGCCGCCGCAAGTCCACACGCTTCG GTAGGTATCCGGTGTTGGAGGTGATCACAGTCGCTGCCATCACGGCCATCGTGGCGTTCCCGAACCCGTACACGCGGCAGAACACCAGCGAGCTGATCAAAGAGCTGTTCACGGACTGCGGCCCGCTGGAGTCGTCTCAGCTCTGCCAGTACCGCAGCCAGATGAACGGCAGTCAGGCGTACCCCGCGGGATCGGACGCCGCCGCCACCCCCGGAGTCTACTCGGCCATGTGGCAGCTCAGCCTGGCGCTCATCTTCAAAATCATCATGACCATATTCACCTTTGGACTCAAG GTGCCGTCAGGTCTGTTCATCCCCAGTATGGCCATCGGGGCGATCGCAGGGCGTATCGTGGGCATCGCTGTGGAGCAGCTGGCGTATTATCATCACGACTGGTTTCTGTTCAGAGAGTGGTGTGAGGTGGGCGCCGACTGCATCACGCCGGGACTCTATGCCATGGTGGGCGCCGCGGCCTGTCTGG GCGGCGTGACGCGGATGACGGTGTCTCTGGTGGTCATCGTGTTCGAGCTGACCGGTGGGCTGGAGTACATCGTTCCTCTCATGGCGGCAGTGATGACCAGCAAATGGGTCGGCGATGCTTTCGGGAGGGAGGGGATCTACGAAGCCCACATCCGTCTGAACGGTTACCCCTTCCTGGACGCGAAGGAAGAGTTCACACACACCACACTTGCGCGGGAAGTGATGCGTCCGCGGCGTAACGACCCACCGCTGGCCGTGCTGACGCAGGACGACATGACGCTCGCCGAGCTGCAGAACATCATGTCCCAAACCAGCTGCAACGGCTTCCCCGTCATCGTCTCCAAAGAGTCGCAGAGACTGGTGGGATTCGCGCTGCGCAGGGATATAACCATCGCTATAG AAAACACTCGGCGTAAGCAGGAGGGAATAATGCTGAACTCGCGGGTGTATTTTACCCAGCATGCCCCGACCCTCCCAGCCGACAGCCCTCGGCCGCTGAAGCTGCGCAGCATCCTGGACATGAGCCCCTTCACCGTCACCGACCACACGCCCATGGAGATCGTGGTGGACATCTTCCGCAAGCTCGGCCTGCGCCAGTGCCTCGTGACGCACAACGG GATTTTATTGGGCATCATCACAAAGAAGAATATTTTAGAACATCTGGAAGAGCTCAAGCAGCACGTGGAGCCCTTG GCGCCTCCTTggtattattacaaaaaaagataTCCTTCGTCATATGGCCCAGATGGCAAACCAAGACCCAGAGTCCATAATGTTCAACTAGCATCCTCCTCTTCCCGCTACGAGGAAGATGAGAGTGAAGAGGAGGTCCGTTTACTGGACAGCTCATCCCTCTGA
- the LOC113087731 gene encoding H(+)/Cl(-) exchange transporter 3 isoform X3 — MESEQLFNRGLGRNSYNSITSASSDEELLDGAGVIMDFHTTEDDNLLDGDASPGSNYAMSNGGGGAGASSSTHLLDLLEEPIPGVGTYDDFHTIDWVREKCKDRERHRKINSKKKESAWEFTKSLYDAWSGWLVVTLTGLASGALAGVIDIAADWLNDLKEGVCLSAMWFNHEQCCWDSNETTFAERDKCPQWKTWAELILGQAEGPGSYIMNYFMFTFWALSFAFLAVSLVKVFAPYACGSGIPEIKTILSGFIIRGYLGKWTLMIKTITLVLAVASGLSLGKEGPLVHVACCCGNIFSYLFPKYSKNEAKKREVLSAASAAGVSVAFGAPIGGVLFSLEEVSYYFPLKTLWRSFFAALVAAFVLRSINPFGNSRLVLFYVEYHTPWYLFELFPFILLGVFGGLWGAFFIRANIAWCRRRKSTRFGRYPVLEVITVAAITAIVAFPNPYTRQNTSELIKELFTDCGPLESSQLCQYRSQMNGSQAYPAGSDAAATPGVYSAMWQLSLALIFKIIMTIFTFGLKVPSGLFIPSMAIGAIAGRIVGIAVEQLAYYHHDWFLFREWCEVGADCITPGLYAMVGAAACLGGVTRMTVSLVVIVFELTGGLEYIVPLMAAVMTSKWVGDAFGREGIYEAHIRLNGYPFLDAKEEFTHTTLAREVMRPRRNDPPLAVLTQDDMTLAELQNIMSQTSCNGFPVIVSKESQRLVGFALRRDITIAIENTRRKQEGIMLNSRVYFTQHAPTLPADSPRPLKLRSILDMSPFTVTDHTPMEIVVDIFRKLGLRQCLVTHNGRLLGIITKKDILRHMAQMANQDPESIMFN; from the exons gGTCGAACTACGCCATGTCTAACGGAGGGGGCGGAGCTGGGGCCAGTAGCTCCACCCACCTGCTGGATCTGCTGGAGGAGCCCATTCCAGGAGTGGGAACCTACGACGACTTCCACACCATCGACTGGGTCCGAGAGAAGTGCAAAGACCGAGAGCGACACCGCAAG ATCAACAGTAAAAAGAAGGAATCAGCGTGGGAATTCACCAAGAGTCTGTACGACGCCTGGTCCGGGTGGCTAGTGGTCACGCTAACAGGACTAGCAtcgg GAGCGTTAGCTGGAGTGATCGACATCGCGGCCGACTGGCTGAACGATCTGAAGGAGGGCGTGTGTCTCAGTGCCATGTGGTTTAATCACGAGCAGTGCTGCTGGGACTCCAACGAGACCACCTTCGCCGAGAGAGACAAGTGTCCTCAGTGGAAGACGTGGGCCGAGCTGATTCTGGGTCAGGCCGAG GGTCCAGGCTCTTATATAATGAACTACTTCATGTTCACGTTTTGGGCGCTGTCCTTCGCCTTCCTGGCCGTGTCTCTGGTGAAGGTGTTTGCTCCGTACGCCTGCGGCTCTGGAATACCTGAG ATCAAAACCATCCTGAGCGGCTTCATCATCCGTGGGTATCTGGGCAAGTGGACGCTGATGATAAAGACCATCACTCTGGTTCTGGCCGTGGCGTCGGGCCTCAGTCTGGGGAAGGAAGGTCCTCTGGTCCACGTGGCCTGCTGCTGCGGAAACATCTTTTCCTACCTCTTCCCCAAATACAGCAAAAACGAGGCCAAGAAAAGAGAG GTTTTGTCGGCGGCGTCGGCTGCTGGTGTGTCTGTGGCTTTCGGGGCTCCTATAGGAGGAGTTCTCTTCAGTCTGGAGGAG gtgagtTATTACTTCCCTCTGAAGACTCTGTGGCGCTCGTTCTTCGCGGCTCTGGTGGCGGCGTTCGTGCTGCGCTCCATCAACCCGTTCGGAAACAGTCGTCTGGTGCTGTTTTACGTGGAGTACCACACGCCCTGGTATCTGTTCGAGCTCTTCCCCTTCATCCTGCTGGGGGTGTTCGGAGGCCTGTGGGGGGCATTCTTCATCCGGGCAAACATCGCCTGGTGCCGCCGCCGCAAGTCCACACGCTTCG GTAGGTATCCGGTGTTGGAGGTGATCACAGTCGCTGCCATCACGGCCATCGTGGCGTTCCCGAACCCGTACACGCGGCAGAACACCAGCGAGCTGATCAAAGAGCTGTTCACGGACTGCGGCCCGCTGGAGTCGTCTCAGCTCTGCCAGTACCGCAGCCAGATGAACGGCAGTCAGGCGTACCCCGCGGGATCGGACGCCGCCGCCACCCCCGGAGTCTACTCGGCCATGTGGCAGCTCAGCCTGGCGCTCATCTTCAAAATCATCATGACCATATTCACCTTTGGACTCAAG GTGCCGTCAGGTCTGTTCATCCCCAGTATGGCCATCGGGGCGATCGCAGGGCGTATCGTGGGCATCGCTGTGGAGCAGCTGGCGTATTATCATCACGACTGGTTTCTGTTCAGAGAGTGGTGTGAGGTGGGCGCCGACTGCATCACGCCGGGACTCTATGCCATGGTGGGCGCCGCGGCCTGTCTGG GCGGCGTGACGCGGATGACGGTGTCTCTGGTGGTCATCGTGTTCGAGCTGACCGGTGGGCTGGAGTACATCGTTCCTCTCATGGCGGCAGTGATGACCAGCAAATGGGTCGGCGATGCTTTCGGGAGGGAGGGGATCTACGAAGCCCACATCCGTCTGAACGGTTACCCCTTCCTGGACGCGAAGGAAGAGTTCACACACACCACACTTGCGCGGGAAGTGATGCGTCCGCGGCGTAACGACCCACCGCTGGCCGTGCTGACGCAGGACGACATGACGCTCGCCGAGCTGCAGAACATCATGTCCCAAACCAGCTGCAACGGCTTCCCCGTCATCGTCTCCAAAGAGTCGCAGAGACTGGTGGGATTCGCGCTGCGCAGGGATATAACCATCGCTATAG AAAACACTCGGCGTAAGCAGGAGGGAATAATGCTGAACTCGCGGGTGTATTTTACCCAGCATGCCCCGACCCTCCCAGCCGACAGCCCTCGGCCGCTGAAGCTGCGCAGCATCCTGGACATGAGCCCCTTCACCGTCACCGACCACACGCCCATGGAGATCGTGGTGGACATCTTCCGCAAGCTCGGCCTGCGCCAGTGCCTCGTGACGCACAACGG GCGCCTCCTTggtattattacaaaaaaagataTCCTTCGTCATATGGCCCAGATGGCAAACCAAGACCCAGAGTCCATAATGTTCAACTAG